Proteins encoded within one genomic window of Trichocoleus sp. FACHB-46:
- a CDS encoding GNAT family N-acetyltransferase has protein sequence MLIRPYQTTDAEAIAAIYQDSVLGIGATAYNAEQIAVWSAYPDDIEEFRRSLQQGLTLVAVSEGQLLAFGQLNPLNHIAFLYTASQAARQGYATKIYLKLETYAIQRGVEHLHTEASRISKFFFSKMGYHITETEVVTRKGVELERFKMAKIISFQ, from the coding sequence ATGTTGATTCGTCCTTATCAAACGACCGATGCTGAAGCGATCGCGGCGATTTACCAAGACTCTGTCCTTGGCATTGGGGCTACGGCCTATAACGCTGAGCAAATAGCCGTCTGGTCTGCTTATCCTGACGACATTGAAGAATTTCGGCGATCGCTCCAGCAGGGCCTGACATTGGTTGCTGTATCAGAGGGGCAATTACTCGCTTTTGGGCAATTAAATCCGCTCAATCATATTGCTTTTCTCTACACAGCCAGCCAAGCGGCGCGGCAAGGATATGCCACCAAGATTTACCTAAAACTAGAAACCTATGCAATCCAACGAGGAGTAGAGCATCTGCACACTGAAGCTAGCCGCATCTCTAAGTTTTTCTTCTCAAAAATGGGATATCACATCACAGAAACCGAAGTCGTGACTCGTAAAGGTGTAGAGCTGGAGCGTTTCAAAATGGCAAAGATCATTAGCTTCCAGTAG
- a CDS encoding Ycf66 family protein: MLAYILALAVALGSFALYMAAFFFPEVHRKSDFIWSGIALFYALVLWVCAGRITGGVLLGQTASVALLGWFGWQTLKMRWDLTPAEQKTQLPVQATPAALRGTTQQVRDKLIGFSSSENVTQLKDQASRLFNSVKERSQGGTGQSPSSTSASASSGATVPTEVVGSGTSGSQSTSSAKATSNPLASVSGLVDTVKGAIAKIGQKKPSRPMIELNHPPKSGPGADTEVSDELEDDMADPTAAAATPTPVSSPTSLSDDEPTLLLESPNQAVAETPTATTNAELLSVDEEETLLNNAAEVAPEALDDVVVPTGFTPSGDVSASIPEDEATPEAVEQAATGLEVVENPLGDPFVPAEAIPVDAAEIDLAPPAEPIGPGDPIERQQEDIDLNAPPIEPATFTLVEPEAVEEAIAASEATSEDTPELKRPNPPNPFLVEQAQPQDPENSESSENPEN; the protein is encoded by the coding sequence ATGCTTGCATACATCCTGGCATTGGCTGTCGCGCTTGGCAGCTTTGCTCTATATATGGCCGCTTTCTTCTTTCCAGAAGTTCATCGCAAAAGCGATTTTATTTGGAGCGGTATTGCTCTGTTTTATGCCCTAGTGCTATGGGTCTGTGCGGGACGGATCACCGGGGGTGTCCTACTGGGTCAGACGGCAAGCGTCGCCCTCCTCGGTTGGTTTGGCTGGCAAACCCTAAAAATGCGCTGGGATCTCACCCCAGCTGAACAAAAAACTCAACTGCCTGTCCAGGCAACACCAGCCGCCCTGCGAGGCACCACTCAGCAAGTTCGAGACAAGCTGATTGGCTTCTCTTCCTCCGAAAACGTGACCCAACTCAAGGACCAAGCCAGCCGTCTCTTCAATAGCGTGAAAGAGCGATCGCAGGGAGGTACGGGCCAGTCACCCAGTTCAACCAGTGCATCTGCTAGTTCGGGGGCTACGGTACCCACTGAAGTAGTAGGTTCTGGCACCAGTGGCAGTCAATCAACTTCCAGCGCCAAAGCAACCTCTAACCCTTTAGCTTCTGTGTCAGGACTGGTTGACACGGTGAAGGGTGCGATCGCCAAGATTGGCCAGAAGAAACCCAGCCGCCCCATGATCGAGCTCAATCATCCGCCTAAGTCGGGTCCTGGAGCAGACACCGAGGTGAGCGATGAGCTTGAGGACGACATGGCTGACCCCACTGCCGCAGCTGCAACGCCAACGCCAGTTAGCTCACCGACCTCATTGAGTGACGACGAGCCGACTTTACTGCTAGAGTCACCCAACCAAGCCGTTGCCGAAACACCAACTGCGACGACCAACGCCGAACTGCTAAGCGTTGACGAAGAAGAGACCCTGCTCAACAACGCCGCCGAAGTAGCTCCAGAAGCGCTAGATGACGTAGTGGTACCCACTGGCTTTACCCCTTCTGGTGATGTATCCGCATCGATCCCAGAAGATGAAGCCACTCCAGAAGCAGTGGAGCAGGCAGCTACAGGCCTTGAAGTGGTAGAGAACCCGCTTGGTGATCCCTTCGTGCCTGCCGAAGCCATCCCAGTAGATGCAGCCGAAATTGACCTAGCTCCACCTGCTGAACCGATTGGCCCCGGCGATCCAATTGAGCGTCAGCAAGAAGACATCGATCTCAATGCTCCGCCGATTGAACCTGCAACATTTACGCTGGTTGAGCCGGAAGCGGTAGAGGAAGCGATCGCGGCGTCCGAAGCGACATCGGAGGACACCCCAGAGCTAAAGCGGCCCAACCCACCCAACCCATTTTTGGTAGAACAGGCCCAGCCTCAGGACCCTGAAAATTCAGAGTCATCTGAAAATCCTGAAAACTAA
- a CDS encoding non-ribosomal peptide synthetase, producing the protein MVIENPVGNVSEEVFVFPTSFAQQRLWFLEQLVPNTCLYNVPTVFRLTGALNVVVLEQSFNELVRRHETLRTTFVVIDGEPAQAIAPRLNIPLSIIDLQHCSVLEREAEAQQLIRTEMQRPFCLSQGPLIRLVLFRLAPSEHILLINLHHIVFDEWSSGILIRELGALYTTLSTDAASPLSDLPIQYADFAHWQREWLQGEILELQLAYWRQQLREVPVLDLPTDRPRPNLPTYQGALHQVELPQSLAEALNALSQNAGTTLFMTLLAAFQTLLYRYTGQTDIAIGSPIANRNRSELENLIGFFANSLVLRGDLSGNPTFVELLERSRQMTLAAYAHQDVPFEKLVEELHPIRNPSHNPLFQVIFALQNAPMTQLELSGLTLDAIEFDTRSSRFDLELYLWECGENFRGLWGQGWQNSTGLRGVVVYNTDLFQPETIARFMRSLQTLLEAIVANPHQRLADLPVLTAVEQKQILLDWNQTDTAYPKSQCIHQLFEAQVEKSPDAIAVQFDDKQFTYQALNQGSNQLARYLQKLGVGAEALVGVCLDRSSEMVAALLGIIKVGGAYVPLDPTYPSERLRFMIEDAQVPVLLTQSEYREQFRDCPVQVICLDQEWAAIAQESEENLPNQVTAEDLAYVVYTSGSTGQPKGVTVPHRAVNRLVCNTNYIQIHPSDRIAQVSNVSFDAATFEIWGALLNGGQLIGIEREVSLSPLKFATALVQQQIDILFLTTALFNQIASEVPTAFHRLRYLLFGGEIADLQRVRAVSQAGVPKHLLHVYGPTESTTFASCYEIQELPETTTSLPIGRPVANTQLYILDAQLQPVPIGAKGELYIGGDGLAVGYLNQPELTAERFISYKDEASYLLPLYKTGDLARYHPDGNIEFLGRSDHQVKLRGFRIELGEVEAALQQHPQVQAAIAKLQSSEPQADDLQADRDQKSLVAYIVSSQKPAPTTSELRSFLKAKLPEYMIPSAIAVLEILPLTPNGKVDRRALPLVSLASVAGMTAAQAPQTEIEQKLAAIWMRLLGLPQVGVHDNFFELGGHSLLATQLMSRIRDVLQVEVPLRSLFEAPTIAGLAKQMETLSWIGRRQEVSGAIAVGREEVEF; encoded by the coding sequence ATGGTGATCGAAAACCCCGTCGGCAACGTTTCTGAAGAAGTTTTTGTCTTTCCAACATCCTTCGCCCAGCAGCGGCTGTGGTTTCTGGAGCAGCTTGTTCCCAACACCTGTTTATATAATGTGCCGACTGTATTTCGCCTGACTGGTGCCCTCAATGTAGTTGTTTTAGAGCAAAGCTTTAATGAGTTGGTGCGTCGTCATGAAACTCTGCGAACAACTTTTGTGGTGATTGACGGAGAACCCGCGCAGGCGATCGCACCTCGTCTTAATATCCCTCTCTCCATCATCGACTTGCAACATTGTTCTGTCCTAGAGCGGGAAGCAGAAGCGCAGCAACTGATCCGGACAGAAATGCAACGGCCATTCTGTTTGTCTCAAGGGCCGCTGATTCGGTTGGTCCTGTTTCGGTTGGCTCCATCAGAACATATCCTTTTGATCAATTTGCATCATATCGTTTTTGATGAATGGTCCAGTGGCATCTTGATCCGAGAATTGGGGGCTTTGTATACCACTTTGAGTACAGATGCAGCTTCTCCTTTATCAGATTTGCCGATTCAGTATGCAGATTTCGCTCATTGGCAACGAGAATGGTTGCAGGGAGAAATTTTAGAGTTACAACTTGCTTACTGGCGACAACAGTTGCGAGAAGTGCCTGTGCTAGATCTTCCGACCGATCGCCCGCGTCCCAATCTGCCTACTTATCAGGGGGCGCTGCATCAAGTGGAACTACCCCAAAGCTTAGCTGAAGCGCTTAATGCCCTGAGCCAGAACGCAGGCACTACCCTGTTTATGACCTTGTTGGCAGCGTTCCAGACATTGCTCTATCGCTACACAGGGCAGACAGATATTGCCATCGGTTCGCCAATTGCCAATCGCAACCGCAGTGAACTGGAGAACTTAATTGGGTTCTTTGCCAACAGTTTAGTGCTGCGCGGAGATCTGTCTGGTAATCCTACTTTTGTGGAACTGCTAGAGCGATCGCGGCAGATGACTCTGGCCGCATATGCCCATCAAGATGTGCCGTTCGAGAAGCTGGTTGAGGAGTTGCACCCTATCCGTAACCCTAGCCATAATCCCCTGTTTCAAGTCATATTTGCGCTGCAAAATGCGCCGATGACCCAGCTAGAGTTGTCTGGGTTGACGCTGGACGCCATTGAGTTTGACACCCGCAGTAGTCGCTTCGATTTGGAGCTGTATCTGTGGGAATGCGGGGAGAATTTTCGAGGTTTGTGGGGGCAAGGCTGGCAAAACTCCACAGGTTTGCGAGGGGTGGTGGTCTACAACACAGATCTATTTCAACCGGAGACAATTGCTCGCTTCATGCGATCGCTGCAAACTCTTTTGGAGGCGATTGTCGCTAATCCTCATCAGCGCTTGGCAGACTTACCTGTACTGACTGCGGTTGAACAAAAACAGATCTTGCTGGATTGGAATCAGACGGATACAGCCTATCCCAAATCTCAGTGCATTCATCAACTGTTTGAAGCGCAAGTAGAAAAGTCACCGGATGCGATTGCAGTTCAATTTGACGACAAACAATTTACTTATCAAGCCTTAAACCAAGGCAGTAATCAATTAGCCCGCTATTTACAGAAACTAGGAGTTGGGGCGGAGGCATTAGTAGGTGTTTGTCTCGATCGCTCCTCCGAGATGGTGGCAGCTCTCCTCGGTATTATCAAGGTGGGAGGGGCTTATGTACCGCTAGATCCGACATATCCCTCAGAACGACTCCGCTTCATGATCGAGGATGCTCAAGTCCCTGTATTGCTTACGCAATCAGAATATCGAGAGCAGTTTCGAGATTGTCCAGTTCAGGTGATTTGCCTCGATCAGGAGTGGGCTGCGATCGCTCAAGAGAGTGAAGAAAATCTCCCTAACCAAGTTACAGCCGAAGATTTGGCTTATGTGGTTTATACCTCTGGCTCCACAGGGCAACCCAAGGGAGTAACTGTGCCACATCGAGCGGTGAATCGGCTGGTCTGCAATACCAACTATATCCAGATTCATCCCAGCGATCGCATAGCTCAAGTCTCTAATGTCTCTTTTGATGCCGCTACGTTTGAGATTTGGGGTGCCCTGCTGAATGGGGGTCAACTGATTGGAATTGAGCGGGAAGTATCTTTATCTCCGCTGAAATTCGCAACAGCTTTAGTCCAACAGCAGATTGACATCCTATTTCTGACCACAGCTCTGTTTAACCAAATCGCCAGTGAAGTCCCGACTGCATTTCACAGATTACGATATCTTTTATTTGGCGGAGAAATTGCCGATCTACAACGGGTTCGAGCTGTAAGCCAAGCAGGTGTACCAAAACACTTGCTGCATGTTTACGGTCCGACGGAAAGTACCACGTTTGCCTCTTGTTACGAGATCCAGGAACTGCCAGAAACTACCACCTCTCTCCCGATTGGTCGCCCAGTTGCTAATACCCAACTCTATATCCTTGATGCTCAGTTACAACCTGTGCCAATTGGAGCCAAAGGCGAGTTATACATTGGCGGTGATGGGCTTGCAGTAGGCTATCTTAACCAACCAGAACTAACCGCTGAGCGATTCATTTCTTATAAGGATGAAGCAAGCTACCTCCTTCCTCTCTACAAAACCGGAGATCTCGCTCGTTATCACCCTGATGGCAATATTGAATTTTTGGGTCGTAGCGATCATCAGGTAAAGCTGCGGGGTTTTCGGATTGAGTTGGGGGAAGTTGAGGCGGCTTTGCAGCAACATCCACAGGTGCAAGCAGCGATCGCCAAGCTCCAGTCGTCTGAGCCACAAGCTGATGATTTACAAGCTGATAGGGATCAGAAATCACTGGTTGCTTATATTGTGTCTAGCCAGAAACCCGCTCCTACTACTTCAGAACTGCGGAGTTTTTTGAAGGCGAAGTTGCCAGAGTATATGATTCCAAGCGCGATCGCAGTTTTGGAGATTCTGCCGCTCACTCCGAATGGCAAGGTAGATCGGCGGGCTTTGCCTCTTGTAAGCTTAGCCTCGGTAGCTGGGATGACTGCTGCTCAAGCGCCACAAACGGAGATTGAACAAAAGCTGGCTGCGATCTGGATGCGGCTTTTAGGGCTCCCGCAGGTTGGAGTTCATGACAACTTCTTTGAGTTAGGAGGACACTCGCTGCTAGCAACCCAACTCATGTCTCGCATCCGCGATGTCTTGCAGGTGGAAGTGCCGTTGCGTAGTTTGTTTGAGGCTCCCACGATCGCGGGTTTGGCTAAACAGATGGAAACGCTCAGTTGGATCGGGCGGAGGCAGGAAGTTTCTGGTGCTATAGCAGTGGGACGTGAGGAGGTAGAGTTTTGA
- the gndA gene encoding NADP-dependent phosphogluconate dehydrogenase — MTQQSFGLIGLAVMGENLALNVERNGFPIAVYNRTPDKTDVFMAQRAQGKQVKAAYSIEDFVASLERPRKILIMVKAGAPVDAVINQLRPLLEPGDIIIDGGNSLYEDTERRTKELEPSGLHFVGMGVSGGEEGALNGPSLMPGSSKAAYDELAPIWTKIAAQVDDGPCVTYIGPGGAGHYVKMVHNGIEYGDMQLIAEAYDLLKNTLGLNHNQLHEVFAEWNTTEELDSYLIEITADIFKKIDPDTGNALVDVVLDAAAQKGTGRWTVASALELGVSIPTMIAAVNARITSSQKEERVAASKVLTGPTGKYEGDTKAFIGKIRDALYCSKICSYAQGMELLSVASRDFNYGLNLGEIARIWKGGCIIRARFLNKIKQAFDENPSLPNLLLAPEFKQTILDRQDAWREVVIQAAKLGIPVPAFSASLDYFDSYRRDRLPQNLTQAQRDYFGAHTYLRVDKPGVFHTDWTPAAQESTQTSTPEVPLDGKEPGTVAPEEVKTQEAQTQR; from the coding sequence ATGACCCAGCAGAGCTTTGGTCTCATTGGTTTAGCGGTTATGGGTGAGAACCTAGCCCTGAACGTTGAACGTAATGGTTTTCCGATTGCCGTTTATAACCGAACCCCAGACAAAACCGATGTCTTCATGGCACAGCGGGCGCAAGGTAAGCAAGTCAAAGCCGCCTACTCCATTGAAGACTTTGTAGCTTCCCTAGAACGGCCCCGAAAAATTTTAATTATGGTGAAAGCGGGGGCTCCAGTCGATGCTGTGATTAATCAGCTGAGACCCCTGTTAGAGCCTGGTGACATCATTATTGATGGTGGCAACTCTCTCTATGAAGATACGGAGCGGCGCACTAAGGAGTTAGAACCTTCCGGACTCCATTTTGTCGGCATGGGAGTCAGTGGCGGCGAAGAAGGAGCCCTGAATGGCCCCAGCTTGATGCCAGGTAGCTCTAAAGCTGCCTATGATGAACTCGCTCCCATTTGGACCAAGATTGCGGCCCAAGTGGATGATGGCCCTTGCGTGACCTACATTGGTCCGGGTGGGGCAGGGCACTACGTCAAAATGGTGCACAACGGCATTGAGTACGGCGATATGCAGTTGATTGCAGAAGCCTACGACTTGCTGAAGAATACCCTAGGCTTAAATCACAACCAGCTACATGAAGTTTTTGCTGAGTGGAATACCACCGAAGAACTCGACTCTTACCTAATTGAAATTACAGCCGACATCTTCAAGAAAATTGATCCCGATACAGGCAATGCCCTAGTCGATGTGGTTCTAGATGCTGCTGCCCAGAAAGGGACGGGGCGTTGGACGGTTGCCAGTGCGTTAGAGCTAGGTGTTTCCATCCCCACCATGATTGCTGCCGTGAATGCCCGGATTACCTCTTCTCAAAAAGAAGAACGGGTCGCTGCTTCTAAGGTACTGACAGGGCCAACGGGTAAGTATGAAGGTGATACCAAAGCCTTCATCGGCAAAATCCGGGATGCTTTGTACTGCTCCAAAATCTGCTCCTACGCTCAGGGCATGGAGTTGTTGAGCGTTGCCTCTAGAGATTTCAACTACGGCCTGAATTTAGGTGAAATTGCTCGGATTTGGAAAGGCGGTTGTATCATTCGGGCTCGCTTCTTGAATAAAATCAAGCAAGCTTTCGATGAGAACCCTAGCTTACCCAATTTGCTGCTAGCTCCGGAGTTTAAGCAAACGATTCTGGATCGGCAAGACGCTTGGCGTGAAGTGGTGATTCAAGCCGCCAAATTGGGCATTCCTGTGCCTGCTTTTAGTGCTTCACTTGACTACTTTGACAGCTACCGTCGCGATCGCTTGCCTCAGAACCTAACTCAGGCCCAGCGCGATTACTTCGGTGCCCATACCTACCTGCGAGTAGACAAGCCAGGAGTCTTCCACACGGATTGGACCCCAGCGGCTCAGGAATCTACCCAGACTTCCACGCCTGAAGTTCCTCTAGATGGTAAAGAGCCAGGAACTGTGGCACCGGAAGAGGTGAAAACTCAGGAAGCTCAAACGCAGCGTTAA